One genomic window of Camelina sativa cultivar DH55 chromosome 5, Cs, whole genome shotgun sequence includes the following:
- the LOC109132902 gene encoding uncharacterized protein LOC109132902, protein MSGASFPANLPSMVSTVPILTGTNFSEWKEKVEFTLGVLDMDLALREEEPDPLTIISTEEEKALHKAWEKANRLSMMFLKMTIASNIKTSLPDADKAIDYLAAIEERFKTADKSLAGKLMADLTTIKYDGTRSMHEHCIEMTNLAAKLKNLGMSVDDSFLVQFILNSLPPQYGPFQINYNAIDERWTSNELANKLVQEEARLGREGIKVSHHVQGVGPKVGFRHKKSHQRAQPTMTDSDQVNPKKKGKERLQVQLL, encoded by the coding sequence CATCATTTCCTGCTAATTTGCCATCTATGGTCTCTACTGTTCCGATCCTCACTGGAACTAACTTCTCAGAATGGAAAGAGAAAGTTGAGTTCACATTAGGAGTACTAGATATGGATTTGGCACTTCGTGAAGAAGAGCCAGATCCCTTAACTATAATTAGTACTGAGGAAGAAAAGGCTCTCCATAAAGCTTGGGAGAAAGCGAACAGATTAAGcatgatgtttttaaaaatgaccaTAGCTAGCAATATCAAAACTTCCCTTCCAGATGCAGATAAAGCTATAGATTATCTAGCAGCTATAGAAGAACGGTTTAAGACTGCAGACAAATCCCTTGCAGGGAAACTTATGGCAGATCTTACAACCATTAAGTATGATGGGACAAGGTCTATGCATGAACATTGCATTGAAATGACCAACCTTGCGGCTAAACTAAAGAATTTAGGAATGAGTGTGGACGATTCATTTCTTGTCCAATTTATCCTAAATTCACTACCTCCTCAGTATGGACCCTTTCAGATCAATTATAATGCAATTGATGAAAGGTGGACATCTAATGAATTGGCTAATAAACTAGTCCAAGAGGAGGCTAGACTTGGTCGTGAAGGAATTAAAGTTTCCCATCATGTTCAAGGAGTTGGACCTAAAGTTGGGTTTAGGCATAAAAAGAGCCATCAAAGAGCACAACCCACAATGACCGATTCCGATCAAGTTAATCCGAAGaaaaaaggcaaagaaagaTTACAGGtgcaacttttgtaa